One window from the genome of Cryobacterium sp. GrIS_2_6 encodes:
- a CDS encoding ATP-binding cassette domain-containing protein, which translates to MFRFRLAPLRAAVLFALGFVVLRIGYRALFGGGGGTGLVLLDLPRVPLAGPFSPVVLFGPVTTGGIGNAALSALPVAAVILVFGVLNALIDVSRLFARGARRGPLRTVSRALVIAWATFPALLDSVRRVRLAAALRGERTVAALLVPVFEQTIERALALAASMEARGFASVGAVGTVDVACDRPIVMADAALDFDGDWRLEHLDLALAPGTLTVVVGPTGSGKSGLLQAMSGLFQHFHGGRQHGRIEIGGVDRAETPPRDTAGFVGMVPQNVRLSFVAETVDEEIGFALTVRGVAAVIVEQRVREVAAQLGITPLLGRPVSALSAGEATLVSLGGALICRPVLLLVDEPLAELDTEVRERVLRVFDRLAHEAGVCVVVAEHNNREFEMIADAWLVLDGHRARMLPPGDQPPNRVGDRSSPSGNARAGHRLSPESESEAGLRAAVPDAGKPLAGIRRLTVRYGDRTVVDAVSLEIAAGQIVALDGRNGAGKSSLLNALALPSTHGTVIVAGQDVSAMHRRNRRRAVALVPENFDDLFFATTVADECRRSDRSTRRRAGRRAAGIAGLAPGSTARTFARLLGHDSAAAAPLLERHPRDLSAGQRLCLAIAIQLAATPALLLVDEPTRGLDAAARWLVGTALQRASSPESAVLFATHDHDFSRFFATRTLHLEAGCLVAQAHVGAGAPGPASAVGTPGRDMRVTP; encoded by the coding sequence GTGTTCCGTTTCCGCCTGGCCCCCCTCCGCGCGGCCGTACTCTTCGCGCTCGGATTCGTGGTGCTTCGGATCGGATACCGGGCGCTCTTCGGCGGCGGCGGGGGCACGGGGCTGGTGCTGCTCGACCTGCCCCGGGTCCCCCTCGCCGGACCGTTCAGTCCCGTCGTGCTGTTCGGACCTGTCACGACCGGCGGCATCGGGAACGCGGCGCTGAGCGCGCTCCCGGTCGCGGCCGTGATCCTCGTGTTCGGGGTGCTCAACGCGCTGATCGACGTGAGCCGCCTGTTCGCCCGCGGCGCAAGGCGCGGGCCGCTGCGCACGGTCTCCCGCGCGCTCGTGATCGCGTGGGCCACGTTTCCCGCGCTCCTGGACTCGGTCAGGCGCGTCCGCCTGGCCGCTGCCCTCCGGGGTGAGCGCACCGTGGCGGCCCTGCTCGTCCCGGTGTTCGAGCAGACCATCGAGCGTGCCCTCGCCCTCGCTGCATCGATGGAGGCGCGAGGGTTCGCGTCCGTCGGGGCCGTCGGGACCGTCGACGTCGCCTGTGACCGGCCCATCGTCATGGCGGATGCCGCGCTCGATTTCGACGGGGACTGGCGCCTCGAGCACCTCGACCTCGCTCTCGCCCCCGGCACCCTCACGGTCGTCGTCGGACCGACCGGTTCGGGCAAGTCCGGCCTGCTCCAGGCGATGAGCGGGCTGTTCCAGCACTTCCACGGCGGCCGCCAGCACGGCCGGATCGAGATCGGCGGCGTCGACAGGGCCGAGACTCCCCCGCGCGACACGGCCGGTTTCGTCGGCATGGTGCCCCAGAACGTGCGGCTGTCCTTCGTCGCGGAGACCGTGGACGAGGAGATCGGCTTCGCCCTCACCGTGCGCGGGGTCGCCGCGGTGATCGTGGAGCAGCGGGTGCGGGAGGTGGCCGCGCAACTCGGCATCACGCCGTTATTGGGTCGCCCCGTCTCGGCACTCTCAGCTGGGGAGGCCACCCTCGTGTCCCTCGGCGGCGCCCTGATCTGCCGGCCGGTCCTGCTGCTCGTCGACGAACCGCTCGCCGAACTCGACACCGAGGTGAGGGAGAGGGTCCTCCGGGTGTTCGACAGGCTGGCCCACGAGGCCGGAGTCTGCGTCGTGGTCGCCGAGCACAACAACCGCGAGTTCGAAATGATCGCGGATGCCTGGCTCGTGCTCGACGGCCACCGCGCGCGCATGCTGCCTCCGGGTGATCAGCCGCCGAACCGGGTCGGCGACCGCAGCTCCCCGAGCGGGAACGCACGGGCCGGTCACCGCCTGAGTCCCGAATCGGAGTCGGAGGCCGGGCTGCGCGCCGCGGTGCCGGACGCCGGAAAGCCGCTCGCCGGCATCCGTCGGCTGACGGTTCGATACGGCGACCGGACCGTCGTCGACGCGGTGTCACTCGAGATTGCAGCCGGCCAGATCGTCGCCCTCGATGGCCGGAACGGCGCGGGCAAGAGCAGCCTCCTGAACGCGCTCGCGCTGCCGTCGACCCACGGCACAGTGATCGTCGCCGGGCAGGATGTTTCGGCCATGCACAGGAGGAACCGGCGCCGGGCGGTCGCGCTCGTTCCGGAGAATTTCGACGACCTGTTCTTCGCAACGACGGTTGCAGACGAATGCCGCCGCAGTGACCGGTCGACGCGGCGACGAGCGGGACGACGCGCGGCGGGAATCGCGGGCCTCGCCCCGGGATCCACCGCCAGGACGTTCGCGCGGCTTCTGGGGCACGACTCCGCCGCAGCAGCCCCCCTTCTCGAGCGTCACCCGCGGGACCTGTCGGCGGGCCAGCGGCTCTGCCTCGCGATCGCGATCCAGCTCGCGGCCACCCCTGCCCTGCTGCTCGTCGACGAGCCGACCCGAGGCCTCGACGCCGCAGCCCGTTGGCTCGTGGGCACGGCGCTGCAACGCGCGTCCAGCCCGGAATCCGCGGTGCTGTTCGCGACGCACGACCACGACTTCTCCCGGTTTTTCGCCACCCGGACCCTGCACCTCGAGGCGGGGTGCCTGGTTGCCCAGGCGCACGTCGGCGCCGGGGCGCCGGGCCCGGCCTCAGCTGTCGGAACTCCGGGCCGGGACATGCGGGTGACGCCGTGA
- a CDS encoding glutathione S-transferase C-terminal domain-containing protein, producing the protein MTTPEPAGADLTPSYIEPGQPFDRDTHYVEDRITREARDGWPVEPGRYRLVAARACPWANRTAIVRRLLGLEEVISLGLPGPTHDKNSWTFDLDPGAVDPVLGIARLQQAYFARFPDYPRGITVPAIVDIPSGRVVTNNYPQITIDFETEWVEYHREGAPDLYPVEHRAEIDEVADLVFHDVNNGVYKCGFAGSQKSYERAYDALFARLDWLEERLATQRYLVGDTITEADIRLFTTLARFDAVYHGHFKCNRDKLSEMPVLWAYARDLFQTPGFGDTIDFEQIKRHYYVTHSDINPSGIVPKGPDARGWLEPSGREALGGRPFGDGTPPGPPLGTERVPAL; encoded by the coding sequence ATGACTACCCCAGAGCCCGCGGGCGCAGACCTGACGCCGAGCTACATCGAACCGGGACAGCCCTTCGATCGCGACACCCATTACGTCGAGGACCGCATCACCCGGGAGGCTCGTGATGGCTGGCCTGTCGAGCCCGGCCGGTACCGGCTCGTGGCCGCGCGGGCGTGCCCGTGGGCGAACCGGACGGCGATCGTCCGGCGCCTGCTCGGGCTGGAGGAGGTCATCTCGCTGGGCCTGCCCGGACCGACGCACGACAAGAACAGCTGGACCTTCGACCTCGATCCCGGCGCCGTTGACCCGGTGCTCGGCATTGCACGGCTCCAGCAGGCCTATTTCGCGAGATTCCCGGATTACCCGCGCGGCATCACCGTTCCCGCGATTGTGGACATTCCGAGCGGACGGGTCGTCACCAACAACTATCCGCAGATCACGATCGACTTCGAAACCGAATGGGTGGAGTATCACCGTGAGGGTGCTCCCGATCTGTATCCGGTCGAGCATCGCGCCGAGATCGACGAGGTCGCCGACCTGGTCTTCCATGACGTCAACAACGGCGTCTACAAGTGCGGCTTCGCCGGCAGCCAGAAGTCCTACGAGCGGGCATACGACGCCCTCTTCGCCCGTCTGGACTGGCTCGAGGAGCGCCTCGCGACCCAGCGCTACCTCGTCGGCGACACGATCACCGAAGCCGACATCCGGCTCTTCACCACGCTCGCACGGTTCGACGCCGTGTATCACGGCCACTTCAAGTGCAACCGCGACAAGCTCAGCGAGATGCCCGTCCTGTGGGCATACGCGAGGGACCTCTTCCAGACGCCGGGATTCGGCGACACGATCGACTTCGAGCAGATCAAGCGGCACTATTACGTCACCCACAGCGACATCAATCCGAGCGGCATCGTCCCGAAGGGGCCGGATGCCCGTGGCTGGCTCGAACCGTCCGGTCGCGAGGCCCTGGGCGGGCGTCCGTTCGGCGACGGCACCCCGCCGGGGCCTCCCCTCGGGACCGAGCGGGTGCCGGCGCTGTGA
- a CDS encoding ECF transporter S component, which yields MKRRSGRWTSAVLWGGSVLAAAGFGWPLFATAVPRDAQGAVPFVAFALVPAVIVALALVVDREMYTAKTVALLGVLAAVGAAVRIAGTGVGGVEAVFILLILAGRVYGARFGLLLGLLTIAVSSVLWGGFGPWTPFQMFACGWVGAGAALLPRVRAGGRLGPRARARLEIALLAGYGVVASYLFGLVMNLWFWPFAVGAGTGISYSPGASLGTNLASFGLYSLVTSTLTWDTVRAVTTVLGICLVGPAALAALRRAKLPGGRRAPSPRDARPRSTSLPGDGTRRHPSTAPDEAAAPRTARLPSARA from the coding sequence GTGAAGCGCCGCAGCGGTCGGTGGACATCCGCTGTATTGTGGGGTGGCAGCGTGCTCGCCGCCGCGGGTTTCGGCTGGCCGCTGTTCGCGACCGCCGTCCCCCGGGACGCGCAGGGCGCCGTTCCGTTCGTCGCGTTCGCCCTCGTGCCCGCCGTGATCGTCGCGCTCGCCCTCGTGGTGGACCGCGAGATGTACACCGCGAAGACGGTGGCCTTGCTCGGGGTGCTCGCGGCAGTGGGAGCGGCGGTCCGGATCGCGGGCACGGGCGTCGGCGGTGTCGAGGCCGTGTTCATCCTGCTGATCCTGGCCGGACGGGTCTACGGTGCCCGGTTCGGGTTGCTGCTCGGGCTGCTGACCATCGCCGTGTCTTCGGTGCTCTGGGGCGGGTTCGGGCCGTGGACCCCGTTCCAGATGTTCGCCTGCGGCTGGGTCGGCGCCGGCGCAGCGCTGCTGCCGCGCGTGCGAGCCGGTGGGCGACTCGGCCCGCGTGCCAGGGCACGCCTCGAGATCGCGCTCCTGGCCGGGTACGGCGTCGTCGCGTCCTACCTGTTCGGGCTCGTGATGAACCTGTGGTTCTGGCCGTTCGCCGTTGGCGCGGGGACCGGCATCTCCTATTCCCCCGGAGCGTCCCTGGGTACGAACCTGGCCTCCTTCGGCCTCTACTCGCTCGTGACGTCGACGCTGACCTGGGACACGGTGCGCGCCGTCACGACCGTGCTCGGCATCTGCCTGGTCGGCCCCGCGGCCCTCGCCGCCCTGCGCCGGGCGAAACTGCCCGGCGGCCGGCGCGCGCCATCGCCGCGCGACGCTAGACCGAGAAGTACTTCGCTTCCGGGTGATGGAACACGAAGGCATCCGTCGACTGCTCCGGATGAAGCTGCAGCTCCTCGGACAGCACGACTCCCATCCGCTCGGGCCTGA
- the metH gene encoding methionine synthase, giving the protein MRPARSQALLDTMKERVVIADGAMGTMLQEHNPTLEDYQQLEGCNEILNVSRPDMIEAIHGAYLDTGIDAVESNTFGANWSNLSDYDIEDRIEELARLGAAIARKSVENYEARDGRVRWVLGSMGPGTKLPSLGHTTYAHLKATFAEQAVGLIRGGADAFLIETSQDLLQTKSAVNGCKQAIAETGIRLPIFVEVTVETTGTMLMGSEIGAALTALEPLGIDAIGLNCATGPTEMSEHLRHLARYSHVPVMCMPNAGLPMLTSTGASYPLTPDQLATAHEQFVKEFGLGLVGGCCGTTPAHMRAVVDRLRGALVSTRTIEEDSGVASLYQHVSFDQDSAFLAIGERTNANGSRAFRDAMLEERWDDCVDIARAQVRDGAHLLDVCIDYVGRDGVADIRQVVSRLASASTLPLVVDSTEPAVLQAGMELIGGRPVVNSVNFEDGEGPASRFGRIMPLVKEHGAAVIALTIDEEGQARTAEHKVRIATRLVETLVNDWGMRVEDIIVDALTFPIATGQEETRRDGIETIDAIRQIKAKYPGIHTTLGVSNVSFGLNPAARSVLNSVFLHEATAAGLDSAIVNSAKIVPLASVPDDRRKVALDLVWDRREYDVDGNLTYDPLAALLDLFAGVDSAALKDERAAELAALPVGERLERRIIDGEAKGLEADLDLARAGGMSALDIVNVHLLAGMQIVGARFGSGEMQLPFVLQSAEVMKAAVALLEPHMEKSEAAGKGTMVLATVRGDVHDIGKNLVDIILTNNGYDVVNIGIKKTINEIIAVAEEHNADVIGMSGLLVKSTVVMKENLLELNNRGLAKKWPVILGGAALTRAYVEEDLAGLFAGQVRYARDAFEGLKLMEPLVAIARGADPASVGLPPLKQRIHKRSLLTVTEPDAMPVRSDVAADNPVPVPPFWGTRIVKGVALAEYSAFLDERATFMGQWGLKPSRAEDGASYQELVDTEGRPRLRYWLDRILAEGMLDASVAYGYFPAYSEGNDLVVLHHGDDPDGRLGTPGLLAPDGGSGGAVGTERLRFSFPRQRRDRHLCLADFVRPRESGQVDVVALQLVTAGANVDSVTAKLFAANKYRDYLELNGLTMQLTESLAEYWHARVRSELGLGAEDPADVAGMFKLEYRGARFSLGYPACPEMEDRRKVVELLRPERMGVVLSEELQLHPEQSTDAFVFHHPEAKYFSV; this is encoded by the coding sequence ATGCGCCCGGCCCGGTCGCAGGCCCTGCTCGACACGATGAAGGAACGGGTCGTCATCGCCGACGGCGCCATGGGGACGATGCTGCAGGAGCACAACCCCACCCTCGAGGACTACCAGCAGCTCGAGGGCTGCAACGAGATCCTGAACGTGAGCCGTCCCGACATGATCGAGGCGATCCACGGCGCGTACCTCGACACCGGCATCGACGCCGTCGAGAGCAACACCTTCGGAGCCAACTGGTCGAACCTCTCCGACTACGACATCGAGGACCGCATCGAGGAACTCGCGAGGCTCGGCGCGGCGATCGCCAGGAAGAGCGTCGAGAACTACGAGGCCAGGGACGGCCGGGTGCGCTGGGTGCTCGGTTCGATGGGGCCGGGCACCAAGCTCCCGAGCCTCGGCCACACCACATACGCCCACCTCAAGGCGACATTCGCCGAGCAGGCCGTCGGTCTGATCCGGGGAGGAGCCGACGCCTTCCTGATCGAGACCTCCCAGGACCTGCTGCAGACCAAGTCCGCGGTGAACGGCTGTAAGCAGGCCATCGCGGAGACCGGCATCCGCCTGCCGATCTTCGTCGAGGTGACCGTGGAGACCACCGGCACCATGCTGATGGGGAGTGAGATCGGGGCGGCACTCACGGCGCTCGAACCCCTCGGCATCGACGCGATCGGCCTGAACTGCGCCACCGGTCCGACAGAGATGAGCGAACATCTGCGCCATCTCGCCCGCTACTCGCACGTTCCGGTGATGTGTATGCCGAACGCCGGCCTGCCGATGCTCACGTCAACGGGGGCCAGCTACCCGCTCACACCGGACCAGCTCGCGACGGCGCACGAACAGTTCGTCAAGGAGTTCGGGCTGGGCCTCGTCGGCGGATGCTGCGGGACGACTCCCGCGCACATGCGCGCGGTCGTCGATCGCCTGCGCGGCGCCCTCGTCAGTACGCGCACGATAGAAGAGGACTCCGGCGTCGCGAGCCTGTACCAGCACGTCAGCTTCGACCAGGACAGTGCCTTCCTCGCGATCGGGGAGCGTACGAACGCGAACGGCTCCCGGGCATTCCGCGACGCCATGCTCGAGGAACGCTGGGACGACTGCGTCGACATCGCACGCGCCCAGGTCCGCGACGGCGCCCACCTGCTCGACGTCTGCATCGACTACGTCGGGCGGGACGGCGTCGCGGACATCCGGCAGGTCGTCTCCCGGCTCGCGAGCGCCTCGACCCTGCCGCTCGTCGTCGACTCCACGGAGCCCGCGGTGTTGCAGGCGGGCATGGAACTCATCGGCGGACGCCCGGTCGTGAACTCGGTCAACTTCGAGGACGGCGAGGGCCCCGCCAGTCGCTTCGGCCGGATCATGCCGCTCGTCAAGGAACACGGGGCCGCCGTGATCGCCCTCACCATCGACGAGGAGGGCCAGGCCCGCACCGCAGAGCACAAGGTACGCATCGCAACCAGGCTCGTCGAGACCCTCGTGAACGACTGGGGGATGCGGGTCGAAGACATCATCGTGGACGCCCTGACCTTCCCGATCGCCACGGGCCAGGAGGAGACCCGCAGGGACGGGATAGAGACGATCGACGCGATCCGGCAGATCAAGGCGAAGTATCCCGGCATCCACACCACGCTCGGCGTCTCGAATGTGTCCTTCGGGCTGAACCCCGCGGCCAGGTCGGTGCTCAACTCCGTGTTCCTGCACGAGGCGACAGCGGCCGGGCTCGACTCCGCCATCGTCAACTCGGCCAAGATCGTTCCGCTCGCCTCGGTGCCGGACGACCGCCGTAAGGTGGCGCTGGACCTGGTCTGGGATCGCCGCGAGTACGACGTCGACGGCAACCTGACCTACGACCCACTGGCCGCGCTCCTCGACCTGTTCGCCGGTGTCGACTCTGCCGCGCTGAAGGACGAGCGCGCGGCCGAGCTCGCAGCCCTGCCGGTCGGCGAGCGCCTCGAGCGACGCATCATCGACGGAGAGGCCAAGGGGCTCGAGGCCGACCTCGACCTCGCCCGCGCCGGAGGGATGAGCGCCCTCGACATCGTCAACGTGCACCTGCTCGCCGGCATGCAGATCGTCGGCGCCCGGTTCGGCAGCGGAGAGATGCAGCTGCCGTTCGTGCTGCAGTCCGCCGAGGTGATGAAGGCCGCTGTCGCGCTCCTCGAGCCGCACATGGAGAAGTCGGAGGCTGCGGGCAAGGGCACGATGGTGCTCGCGACCGTGCGCGGCGACGTGCACGACATCGGCAAGAACCTCGTGGACATCATCCTGACCAACAACGGTTACGACGTCGTCAACATCGGGATCAAGAAGACGATCAATGAGATCATCGCAGTGGCGGAGGAGCACAACGCCGACGTGATCGGCATGAGCGGACTGCTCGTCAAGTCCACGGTCGTGATGAAGGAGAACCTGCTCGAGCTGAACAACCGGGGGCTCGCAAAGAAGTGGCCCGTGATCCTCGGCGGCGCAGCCCTCACCCGCGCCTACGTCGAGGAAGACCTCGCCGGCCTGTTCGCAGGGCAGGTGCGGTACGCCAGGGACGCCTTCGAGGGCCTCAAGCTGATGGAGCCGCTCGTGGCCATCGCCCGCGGCGCAGACCCGGCATCCGTCGGCCTGCCGCCGCTGAAACAACGCATCCACAAGCGCAGCCTGCTCACCGTCACCGAGCCGGACGCCATGCCGGTGCGCAGCGACGTGGCCGCAGACAACCCGGTGCCCGTTCCGCCGTTCTGGGGGACCAGGATCGTTAAGGGCGTCGCCCTCGCCGAGTACTCGGCGTTCCTCGACGAGCGGGCAACCTTCATGGGCCAGTGGGGCCTCAAGCCCAGCCGTGCGGAAGACGGCGCCAGTTACCAGGAACTCGTCGACACCGAGGGCAGGCCGCGGCTGCGGTACTGGCTCGACCGGATCCTCGCGGAGGGCATGCTCGACGCTTCCGTCGCGTACGGCTACTTCCCCGCATACAGCGAGGGCAACGACCTTGTGGTGCTGCACCACGGCGACGACCCGGACGGACGCCTCGGCACGCCCGGCCTGCTCGCGCCCGACGGCGGTTCCGGCGGAGCGGTCGGCACCGAACGGTTGCGATTCTCCTTCCCGCGCCAGAGACGGGACCGGCACCTGTGCCTGGCCGACTTCGTCCGTCCGCGCGAGTCCGGGCAGGTCGACGTCGTGGCCCTCCAGCTCGTCACGGCCGGCGCCAACGTCGACAGCGTGACCGCGAAGCTCTTCGCCGCGAACAAGTACCGCGACTACCTGGAGCTGAACGGTCTCACCATGCAGCTCACCGAGTCCCTCGCCGAGTACTGGCACGCTCGCGTGCGCTCAGAGCTCGGCCTCGGCGCCGAGGACCCGGCGGACGTGGCCGGCATGTTCAAGCTCGAATACCGCGGCGCCCGCTTCTCGCTCGGCTATCCGGCCTGCCCCGAGATGGAGGACCGCCGCAAGGTCGTCGAACTGCTCAGGCCCGAGCGGATGGGAGTCGTGCTGTCCGAGGAGCTGCAGCTTCATCCGGAGCAGTCGACGGATGCCTTCGTGTTCCATCACCCGGAAGCGAAGTACTTCTCGGTCTAG
- the pyk gene encoding pyruvate kinase, giving the protein MRRAKIVATLGPAAASYDQIRALIDAGVDVCRMNLSHGDYTVHEAVYANIRKAANDSGRAVAVLVDLQGPKIRLGKFEGGPYELAVGDIFKITTDDVLGTRELSGTTYKGLPNDVKPGDFLLIDDGKVKVEVVATNGIVVTTRVVVAGPVSNNKGINLPGVAVNVPALSEKDEADLRWGLRLGTDLIALSFVRDAADITRVHEIMAEEGRKVPVIAKIEKPQAVEHLEEIIDAFDSIMVARGDLGVELPLEAVPIVQKHAVELARRMAKPVIVATQMLESMIHSPVPTRAETSDVANAVLDGADAVMLSGETSVGEYPVVTVQTMARIVASTEDHGLERIAPLTNKPRTQGGAITLAAIEVAEFVDAKYLCIFTESGDSARRMSRLRSKIPMLAFTPEPGIRRRLALTWGVQTYLVDRVTHTDAMFGQVDDILLGQGLAQLGDKVVVISGSPPGIAGSTNDIRVHRIGDAHNEVAPAYVKQ; this is encoded by the coding sequence ATGAGACGCGCCAAAATTGTCGCTACCCTCGGGCCGGCAGCCGCCAGTTACGATCAAATTCGAGCCCTGATCGATGCGGGTGTCGATGTCTGCCGGATGAACCTGAGCCATGGTGACTACACCGTGCACGAGGCCGTCTACGCGAACATCCGCAAGGCAGCGAATGATTCCGGTCGTGCGGTCGCCGTCCTGGTCGACCTGCAGGGCCCGAAGATCCGGCTCGGCAAATTCGAGGGCGGCCCTTATGAACTGGCCGTCGGCGACATCTTTAAGATCACAACGGACGATGTCCTCGGCACGAGGGAACTATCCGGCACGACATACAAGGGCCTGCCCAACGACGTCAAGCCCGGCGACTTCCTCTTGATCGACGACGGCAAGGTCAAGGTCGAGGTCGTCGCGACAAATGGCATCGTCGTCACGACGCGCGTCGTCGTCGCAGGCCCGGTCTCGAACAACAAGGGCATCAACCTGCCCGGCGTTGCCGTTAACGTTCCCGCGCTGTCCGAGAAGGACGAAGCAGACCTGCGCTGGGGCCTCCGCCTCGGCACCGACCTGATCGCCCTCTCCTTCGTGCGCGACGCGGCCGACATCACCCGCGTGCACGAGATCATGGCTGAGGAGGGCCGCAAGGTCCCCGTCATCGCCAAGATCGAGAAGCCGCAGGCCGTGGAGCACCTCGAAGAGATCATCGACGCATTCGACTCGATCATGGTCGCCCGTGGCGACCTCGGAGTCGAGCTTCCGCTCGAAGCCGTGCCGATCGTGCAGAAGCACGCCGTCGAGCTCGCTCGTCGGATGGCCAAGCCGGTCATCGTCGCGACGCAGATGCTCGAATCGATGATTCACAGCCCGGTCCCGACGCGTGCAGAAACGTCCGACGTCGCGAACGCCGTTCTCGACGGCGCGGACGCGGTCATGCTCAGTGGCGAGACCAGCGTCGGCGAATACCCCGTCGTCACGGTTCAGACCATGGCGCGGATCGTCGCATCCACCGAAGACCACGGCCTGGAGCGCATTGCTCCGCTGACGAACAAGCCGCGCACCCAGGGCGGGGCGATCACCCTCGCCGCGATCGAGGTAGCCGAGTTCGTCGACGCGAAGTACCTCTGCATCTTCACCGAATCCGGAGACTCCGCCCGCCGGATGTCCCGCCTGCGCTCGAAGATCCCGATGCTCGCCTTCACGCCTGAGCCCGGCATCCGGCGCCGCCTCGCGCTCACCTGGGGCGTGCAGACGTACCTCGTGGACCGGGTCACGCACACGGACGCCATGTTCGGCCAGGTCGACGACATCCTGCTCGGCCAGGGCCTGGCCCAGCTCGGTGACAAGGTCGTCGTCATCAGCGGTTCCCCTCCCGGAATCGCCGGCTCGACGAACGACATCCGGGTGCACCGCATCGGCGACGCCCACAACGAGGTTGCTCCGGCATACGTCAAGCAGTAG
- a CDS encoding glutamate synthase subunit beta — protein sequence MADPKGFLTTKARELPPRRPVSVRLMDWKEVYEQGDAAVLKRQAGRCMDCGVPFCHQGCPLGNLIPEWNDLTWREEGRQAIERLHSTNNFPEFTGRLCPAPCESACVLAISQPAVTIKQVEVSIIDQAFSNGWVQPQPPGRLTGKTVAVVGSGPAGLAAAQQLTRAGHTVAVFERDDRIGGLLRYGIPDFKMEKKHLDLRLAQMTAEGTRFRAGVNIGVDITWDDLRARYDAVVVATGALVPRDLPIPGRDLPGVHFAMEYLVQQNRTGAGDTVDSQITAEGKHVVVLGGGDTGADCIGTSHRQLAASVTNLAIGRQPGTERPEHQPWPMSATLFEVSSAHEEGGTREYLASTIEFLSNEAGEVRAIRVAETEYLDGRRVPKAGTEREIPADLVLLALGFTGPESAELTSQLHVPLDGRSNVVRDGNYQTSHEGVFVAGDAGRGQSLIVWAIAEGRAAAAAVDRFLEGETQLPAPVKPTDHAFAI from the coding sequence ATGGCTGATCCGAAGGGATTCCTCACGACGAAGGCGCGCGAACTGCCGCCGCGTCGCCCGGTGTCCGTGCGGCTGATGGACTGGAAAGAGGTCTACGAACAGGGAGACGCCGCCGTTCTCAAACGGCAGGCCGGCCGTTGCATGGACTGCGGTGTTCCCTTCTGCCACCAGGGCTGCCCGCTCGGCAACCTGATCCCCGAGTGGAACGATCTCACCTGGCGGGAGGAAGGCAGGCAGGCCATCGAGCGCCTGCACTCCACGAACAACTTCCCTGAGTTCACCGGACGACTCTGCCCCGCCCCGTGCGAGTCGGCGTGCGTCCTCGCGATCAGCCAGCCTGCCGTGACGATCAAGCAGGTCGAGGTCTCGATCATCGACCAGGCCTTCTCCAACGGTTGGGTGCAGCCGCAGCCGCCGGGGCGCCTGACCGGTAAGACGGTTGCCGTCGTCGGATCAGGGCCCGCGGGTCTCGCCGCGGCCCAGCAGCTCACCCGTGCAGGTCACACGGTCGCCGTGTTCGAACGCGACGACAGGATCGGCGGCCTGCTCCGCTACGGCATCCCGGACTTCAAGATGGAGAAGAAGCACCTCGACCTGCGCCTTGCGCAGATGACGGCGGAGGGAACCCGGTTCCGCGCCGGCGTGAACATCGGCGTCGACATCACCTGGGACGACCTCCGTGCCCGGTACGACGCCGTGGTCGTCGCGACCGGTGCGCTCGTACCCCGCGACCTGCCCATCCCTGGCCGTGACCTCCCCGGTGTGCACTTCGCGATGGAATACCTCGTGCAGCAGAACCGCACGGGCGCAGGGGACACGGTCGACAGCCAGATCACCGCGGAGGGCAAGCATGTCGTCGTCCTCGGTGGTGGTGACACCGGCGCCGACTGCATCGGCACTTCGCACCGCCAGCTCGCGGCATCCGTCACGAACCTCGCGATCGGCAGGCAGCCCGGCACAGAACGGCCCGAACACCAGCCGTGGCCGATGTCCGCGACCCTGTTCGAGGTTTCGAGCGCCCACGAAGAGGGCGGCACCCGCGAATACCTCGCCTCGACGATCGAGTTCCTCTCCAACGAGGCCGGCGAGGTTCGCGCCATCCGCGTCGCGGAAACCGAGTACCTCGATGGCCGGCGCGTGCCCAAGGCCGGTACGGAACGTGAAATCCCCGCGGACCTCGTACTCCTCGCACTCGGATTCACCGGCCCGGAATCGGCGGAGCTCACCAGCCAGCTGCACGTGCCGCTCGATGGGCGGAGTAATGTCGTTCGAGACGGTAACTACCAAACCAGCCATGAGGGCGTGTTCGTCGCCGGCGATGCCGGTCGCGGACAGTCCCTCATCGTCTGGGCGATCGCTGAAGGTCGTGCTGCTGCAGCCGCCGTCGATCGATTCCTCGAAGGTGAGACACAACTACCTGCTCCGGTCAAACCGACCGACCATGCCTTCGCCATCTAA